The following proteins are co-located in the Malus sylvestris chromosome 13, drMalSylv7.2, whole genome shotgun sequence genome:
- the LOC126595291 gene encoding uncharacterized protein LOC126595291 — MAKDSDPDPAPLPTTTRPILTRKSKRVRITIPPKSGVPSASVPKAGRKKQQSSRPQASKRPILASKEEPLRAAMLKKAEELRNTALRELEAARNEMLSSPEASPQPAREKNLSPSQTNPAEVLSLLPFYFLANSPILWI, encoded by the exons ATGGCTAAAGATTCCGACCCTGATCCTGCACCTCTTCCGACAACCACAAGACCAATTCTCACTCGAAAGAGTAAGCGGGTAAGGATTACTATTCCTCCTAAATCAGGAGTCCCATCTGCTTCAGTTCCTAAGGCAGGCAGAAAGAAGCAACAATCTTCAA GACCTCAAGCATCTAAAAGGCCAATCCTTGCTTCTAAGGAGGAACCACTACGGGCTGCTATGCTTAAAAAGGCTGAAGAATTGCGAAACACCGCCCTTCGCGAACTCGAG GCTGCGAGAAATGAAATGCTCTCATCGCCCGAGGCTTCTCCACAACCTGCCCGAGAGAAAAATCTTTCCCCCTCCCAGACCAATCCTGCTGAGGTACTTTCTCTCCTACCTTTCTACTTTTTGGCTAACTCTCCAATTTTATGGATCTAA